The Chloroflexota bacterium nucleotide sequence AGTCGGCCAATCTGCGCGGAGCAGGGCTGCACGCTGGATTGGCACGCTGCCAGTCAGGCCCTCCGTGCCGCTGGCGTGGCTCGTGACTGCCCGACCTGCGGGGCCGGCCCGGCCCGCGGCGACATCCTGCTGGAGCTGGCAACGGCTGGCATCTTCGGCGCGCTGGCCCTGGTGACGTCAACGGGCTTTGCCCTGGCGATCAACGCCGTCTTCGCCACCCTGCTGATGATGATCCTCGCCATCGACCTGCGCCATCGGCAGGTCTACCTGATCATGGGGTACGGCGGCATCCTGCTGGCCCTGCTGGTCGCCCCGATGAGTATGAGCGGCGGCCTGCTCAGCGCGGCGGTCGGGGGCATCGTCGGCGGGCTGGCCTTCGGCGGCCTGTACCTGCTGGGCCGGGTCATCTACCGCGGCGGCGAGCCGCTCGGGACGGGCGACATCACTATCGCCGCCCTGCTCGGCGCGATGGCCGGTTTCCCCGGCATCCTGACCGCGCTGCTGGTCGGCATCCTCACGGGCGGCGTCGGCGCGGTCCTCATCCTGACGCTCGGCGGCTCCCGCAAGGTGTTCATGCCGTACGGGCCAGCGCTGTGCGTCGGCGGCCTCTGGGTGATGCTCGTCCGCTAGCGGCTCGCCAGCTCCGGGCCGTTCCGCACGAAGACGCGGGCCTTGCGCCGGTCATTCGTGTCCACCGGGCGGTACGCCGCCTGGATATGGGCGTAGACGGCCGGCGCATACTCGCGGAAGCGGTAGCGGTCCCAGATGCGCGAGTCCTGGTCCAGTACGATCACCGCCACCTGCTGCCGCTCGATGTCGGCGATCAAGCGCTCCTGCGCCCCGGGCACGTCGGCGATCCACGGCAGGAAGTAGGTGTAGAAGCTGCCGGGCCGGCGCTCCTCGGCAAGGTAGCCCTGTGGCGCGATGGGCAAGTAGAGGACCGGCGCGTCCGGCGCGGCGTAGCGCTGCACCAGCGTCTCAGATTCGAGCGATGCCGCCAGCTCGTCGCGCGCCATGAGGTCGACCGGCAGCGCGAAGAAGTAGACCCGCAGCGCCAGCAGCAGCGTCGCCAGCGCGAGGCCAGCCAGGACGAATCGCCAGCGTGTCAGCCCGCCGAGCAAGTACCCGCAGCCGATCGCTGCGAGCGCCAGGTACGCCGAGAGATGGAAGCCATCCCGTGAGACGGCCAGCGGCAGGATCAGCACCAGCGCCAGCCGAAACAGCCGCGCGCCGGACCGCAGCCAGACCAGCGCGCCCAGCAGCAGCAGCGACAACAGCTCGAAGGCCGCGCCGAAGGTCGCCGTGCTGGCCGCCATCTCCTCGCCGATCAGCCAGTCCATGCCGAAGCTGAAACGGTGCCGTGCGAAAGAGAACGTCGCCCAGAGCAGGGCCAGCGGGTCTGTCAGGTGGACGGGCAGATACGGGCCGTACACCTGGGTATTGAAGACCACGGCCTGTTCCACGAACGCCGGCAGCGTGCCCTGGAGCGCCAGCGCCAGCGGCCAGCCGAGCAGGCCCGCCGCGCACGCCCCGATGACTGGCGTAGACGGTCGGCCGGCGGCCAGCACCACCAGCGGCGTCAGCACCACGGCCATCATCAGCCCGAGCGGACTTGACGACGAGAGGACCGTCAACGCCGTCACCCGCACGGCGATACCAGGAAGCCCCCGAAGCTGCCGCCCGCGCTCGGTCAGGAGCGCCAGGGTCACGATCAGGCCGGCGCAGATGAACGTCTCAGCCAGGTAGAGGTGCAGGTAGTAGAGCGGGGCGGCCAGCGCCATCACCAGCAGGCCGACCGACGCCAGCGCGCTGCGGGCCGTCCAGGCGAAGAGTGCGCCCGCCGCCGTCAGCAGCAGCGCGCCCAGGACGCGTCCGGCCAGCATCGAGCAGGCCGCGCCCTCGCCGAACGCCGCCAGCGCGTAGTACGGCGCCGGGAAGTGATGCGAGAAAATGTCCCGGTACGGGAGGTCGCCGCGCACGATCTGGCAGGCGGTCAGGACGTTGTCGGCCTCGTCCACGAAGGCGGGCGCGCGCACGATCCCCAGGAAGGCCAGGAGCGTCAGCGCGAGGGCCGCGCCGGTGAGCTGCAGGCGGGTGTCCGCGAGCTGGCGCACCGCCGTCGGCATCCGCAGCAGGGAGAACGCCAGCGGCCGCCCAACGGCGACGAGCACAGAAGATCGGCTCAAGGAGATCCCAGGGGCGCAGGAGTCGCGGCGAGGCGCGCGCCAGTCCGCGCCCCCGATCCTGAATGCCGAGGGTACACGCGGTCATCTACCGAAACGGACCGCGCGCCGTCCGGACTCGTCAGCGGCGGCCGGCCGCCAGGGCCTTCCCGATGGCCTCGGTGACGGCCGGCGTCAGCGGGCCGTTGTAGACGATCCGCGTGATCTCGAGCGCGCCCTGCACGCCGGCGTGCGCGGCCGGGCCGGCGTTGCCGAGCAGCAGGCGGGTTGCCAGGTGCTTCACGATCTGCGGAGCGGCCAGTCCGGCGCACACGCCGGCCGCCAGGATCGCCCGTTTCGGCACCACCGGCAGCCGCACCACCGAGAGCGGCCACCGATGCTGCCGGGCCGGCAGCACCTCGCCGATGCGGACCGGGCGCACGGCCCCCGAGGCTGTCAGGAGCACGGGCTGTTCGAGCGTCGGGTGAGCATCGCCGTCGGCGACGGCCGGCCGCGGCAGGGCCAGGTCGGGCGCATCAGCGGCCACCGGCGTGGCCGTCACGTCGGCTACCTGGGCCATCTGGGCCACCGACGACTCGTGCCCGCGCTGCCACCATCGCCAGTTCGGTCGCCGCATCCCCACTCCCTCCGACACCCGGCCGCTCTCATACATCGTCAGACCAGAATCTGCCCGCGAGGATACGTCCTGAGCGGTGCGTTCGGTCAAGCTGCATGGTGA carries:
- a CDS encoding prepilin peptidase, with product MGEIAMLLGMLAAGLGAGTLVTMIARSLPERNRFISRPICAEQGCTLDWHAASQALRAAGVARDCPTCGAGPARGDILLELATAGIFGALALVTSTGFALAINAVFATLLMMILAIDLRHRQVYLIMGYGGILLALLVAPMSMSGGLLSAAVGGIVGGLAFGGLYLLGRVIYRGGEPLGTGDITIAALLGAMAGFPGILTALLVGILTGGVGAVLILTLGGSRKVFMPYGPALCVGGLWVMLVR